From Ptychodera flava strain L36383 chromosome 2, AS_Pfla_20210202, whole genome shotgun sequence, the proteins below share one genomic window:
- the LOC139119016 gene encoding splicing factor YJU2-like, protein MSERKVLNKYYPPDFDPSKIPKLKLAKDRQYTVRLMAPFNMRCKSCHEYIYKGKKFNARKETVQGETYLGLAIFRFYIKCPRCVAEITFKTDPENTDYALEEGATRNFQAEKLIQEEEERIKREREEEEMNNPMKVLENRTRDSKMEMEIIENLEELRDLNMRHGNVDHTAIIEMKAQKWMVDQEKILKKMADEEEAEVRAIFGRSDGDTIKRLDDEEEEDDDEDHTPSVSMAAGSNKRPTDFLTEDSDASTSQPLKKQKTLSWERSVGGLSKKSALSSLVKVKSNKTNLSNGKTNDNSCEKKTVNESKETVSKNDKKEEKKKADDRKDGQNISKPQTSSLSLLGAYSDSESGSDCN, encoded by the exons ATGTcagaaagaaaagttttgaac aAATACTATCCTCCAGACTTTGATCCATCTAAGATCCCAAAGTTAAAACTTGCTAAGGATCGACAGTACACAGTCAGATTAATGGCTCCTTTTAACATGAG GTGTAAAAGCTGCCAtgaatatatttacaaaggcaAGAAGTTCAACGCCCGGAAAGAGACAGTTCAAGGAGAGACATACCTTGGCCTAGCTATATTCagattttacatcaaatgtCCCAGATGTGTCGCAGAAATTACTTTCAAG ACTGATCCTGAAAACACAGACTATGCCCTGGAAGAAGGAGCCACCCGGAATTTCCAGGCAGAGAAACTCATCCAGGAGGAAGAGGAGAGAATCAAGCGGGAAAGGGAAGAAGAGGAAATGAACAATCCCATGAAGGTCCTGGAAAACCGGACCAGGGATTCCAAGATGGAAATGGAAATCATAGAAAACCTGGAAGAGCTGAGGGATTTGAATATGAGGCATGGAAACGTGGACCACACCGCTATCATCGAAATGAAGGCACAGAAATGGatggtagatcaggaaaaaatattaaagaaaatggCCGATGAAGAAGAAGCAGAAGTCAG gGCAATATTTGGAAGATCTGATGGAGACACAATCAAGAGACTggatgatgaggaggaggaagatgatgatgaggatCACACCCCAAGTGTTTCCATGGCAGCAGGGAGCAACAAGAGACCAACTGATTTCCTGACAGAG GATTCTGATGCGTCAACGTCACAGCCATTGAAGAAGCAGAAGACATTGTCATGGGAACGGAGTGTCGGTGGCCTGTCAAAGAAATCGGCACTGTCGTCCCTAGTGAAGGTCAAAAGCAACAAAACGAACTTGTCCAATGGAAAGACAAATGATAACAGTTGTGAGAAAAAAACAGTGAATGAATCCAAGGAGACTGTTTCCAAGAATGATAAAAAGGAGGAAAAGAAAAAGGCAGATGACAGAAAAGATGGacaaaatatctcaaaaccACAGACAAGTTCCTTGAGTCTTCTTGGAGCTTATTCAGACAGTGAATCTGGGAGTGATTGTAATTGA